Proteins co-encoded in one Spartobacteria bacterium genomic window:
- a CDS encoding cytotoxic translational repressor of toxin-antitoxin stability system gives MQWQVTLHPRAQKALAKLPERVQFMFGVLVKEMRISGPVRGDWANYGKLGKNRHHCHIKKGRPTYVAVWEEMDGAIQLIEVTYVGTHEKAPY, from the coding sequence ATGCAATGGCAAGTGACCTTGCATCCACGGGCGCAAAAGGCCCTGGCCAAGCTACCTGAGCGGGTTCAATTCATGTTCGGCGTGCTGGTCAAGGAAATGCGGATTTCCGGCCCTGTGCGCGGCGATTGGGCCAATTATGGGAAGCTGGGGAAAAACCGCCATCACTGCCATATCAAGAAAGGCCGTCCGACCTATGTGGCCGTTTGGGAAGAAATGGATGGCGCTATTCAACTCATCGAGGTGACGTATGTTGGAACCCACGAAAAAGCCCCCTATTGA